A genomic region of Fusarium oxysporum Fo47 chromosome VI, complete sequence contains the following coding sequences:
- a CDS encoding fungal-specific transcription factor domain-containing protein — translation MLVSHNSSGPSPRRKRSVISCRECQRRKQKCDRRQPCAHCMKRGKADVCLYDLDANRAPFTFLPVELQDQSMNGVLQACPEPIPPASGVVPDEFKPLGYGDNTKGTPGVLRSLGESANLLHQVPPRDCPAPSEYMSIIRELPSPRHIDILVQDFFKNVAWHYDIVDEATFINQLAQWGRLTHVQFKGGPDALPATLRSFPALLFQVLAQALLFQPAQYNESLNDLKYAVDMELSDRAAEYSDAGRRLASSFRKSEPTLAGVQAELMRACFEKTTGAVIEAWHTLGTAIRDAQELGLHLIEPESTTYSKTEKPSDRELGRNVWLILHLWDAHMGIVLGRPMSTSMSPNDVALPMSSRDSSGKQRPPQPRDVILCGYHTAYKFLQDIHNLDKVDDWRVPVEKIHETILTNIANLPAWTTAQRSRQGEPPWLSTALETMFTNVHFVVFALHRPFIFADPSSRHKAFHAAMQILESQGRLFDQTEPLQYKAFSLVFATFDAMVLVAAVHIRFPNELREQFAATRRNLELGIERLKSLHARKNVLANSALRIIERLYRKMLAVVYPEEPLGHHQGGTDGRNFMTMEAETVGTNWDTILQPDLGDVLVPQPMNELLRSGYFAQSLSIGPSYQTAYGQHQFGTDIMDSFGSDLMPYHSTDDTLHRAK, via the exons ATGCTTGTGAGCCACAACAGCAGTGGACCGTCCCCGAGGCGCAAGCGCTCTGTAATTTCGTGCAGGGAGTGTCAGCGACGTAAACAAAAG TGCGACCGTCGCCAGCCATGTGCTCATTGTATGAAACGAGGTAAAGCA GACGTCTGCCTCTATGATTTGGATGCCAACCGCGCACCCTTTACTTTCCTCCCTGTCGAGCTCCAGGACCAATCCATGAACGGCGTCTTGCAAGCATGCCCAGAACCAATTCCACCCGCCTCGGGCGTTGTGCCCGATGAGTTCAAACCATTGGGTTATGGCGACAATACAAAAGGAACACCAGGAGTCCTCCGTAGCCTGGGGGAGTCTGCAAATCTTTTGCATCAAGTACCGCCCAGGGACTGTCCTGCCCCTAGTGAATACATGAGCATAATTCGAGAACTTCCGTCTCCAAGACACATAGACATTCTCGTGCAAGACTTCTTCAAAAATGTAGCATGGCACTACGATATCGTCGACGAAGCTACCTTTATCAATCAACTTGCTCAATGGGGCCGCCTGACCCATGTTCAATTCAAAGGAGGACCAGACGCCTTACCGGCCACCCTCCGATCTTTCCCTGCTCTGCTCTTCCAAGTTCTAGCACAAGCCCTGCTTTTCCAACCCGCACAATATAATGAGAGCCTGAATGACCTGAAGTATGCCGTCGATATGGAGTTGTCAGATCGGGCGGCGGAATACAGTGATGCGGGTCGTCGACTCGCTTCATCTTTCAGAAAGAGCGAGCCCACTCTCGCGGGAGTGCAGGCTGAGCTGATGCGAGCTTGTTTTGAAAAGACCACAGGGGCAGTAATCGAGGCATGGCACACGCTCGGAACTGCTATCCGCGACGCTCAAGAACTCGGTCTACATCTGATAGAACCAGAGTCAACGACATACTCGAAAACTGAAAAGCCATCGGATCGCGAATTGGGCCGCAACGTCTGGCTTATCCTTCACCTCTGGGATGCTCATATGGGTATTGTACTTGGAAGACCCATGTCGACAAGCATGAGTCCCAACGACGTGGCCTTGCCAATGTCATCAAGGGACAGCTCTGGCAAGCAAAGGCCACCGCAACCTCGCGACGTCATCTTATGCGGCTATCACACGGCTTACAAATTCTTACAGGACATTCATAATCTCGATAAAGTAGATGACTGGCGTGTCCCAGTTGAGAAAATCCACGAAACTATTCTTACTAATATTGCGAATCTTCCCGCATGGACGACAGCCCAGAGATCACGCCAGGGAGAGCCTCCTTGGCTTTCTACGGCCTTGGAAACAATGTTCACTAATGTGCACTTTGTCGTCTTTGCTTTGCATCGACCCTTCATCTTTGCAGATCCGAGCAGCCGCCACAAGGCCTTTCACGCGGCGATGCAAATCTTGGAGTCTCAAGGCCGTCTATTCGACCAGACAGAGCCTTTACAGTACAAAGCGTTTAGTTTGGTGTTCGCGACGTTTGACGCGATGGTGCTCGTTGCAGCGGTGCATATTCGCTTTCCGAATGAACTAAGGGAACAGTTTGCAGCGACCAGGAGGAATCTTGAGTTGGGCATCGAAAGACTGAAGTCTTTGCACGCCAGGAAGAATGTTCTTGCCAATTCCGCACTCAGAATTATCGAACGGCTGTATCGAAAAATGCTTGCTGTTGTGTATCCGGAGGAACCCTTGGGCCATCATCAGGGAGGTACTGATGGTAGAAACTTTATGACCATGGAGGCAGAGACGGTGGGAACGAACTGGGACACCATTCTACAACCTGACCTTGGAGATGTGTTGGTTCCTCAACCAATGAACGAACTATTGCGCAGCGGGTATTTCGCTCAGTCTTTGAGCATAGGTCCTTCATATCAAACAGCGTATGGGCAACATCAGTTCGGGACCGACATTATGGACAGTTTTGGAAGTGATCTGATGCCTTATCACAGCACAGACGACACATTACATCGCGCCAAGTAG